A genomic window from Pelagicoccus albus includes:
- the sucC gene encoding ADP-forming succinate--CoA ligase subunit beta — protein MNIHEYQAKQLFEEYGIPCPKGSATSSSEEFESCIDSLPEGLVVVKSQIHAGGRGKGTFTDGFKGGVKLAKTKEEAIEYANKMLGNTLVTIQTGEAGRKVQTIYFTEGADIKKEYYLAVLLDRATSRPVVVASTEGGMDIETVAEETPDRIFKVFIDPAYGIADFQLRELVTKLGLSKLESKNAMKLIRNLYTMFWEKDADMIEINPLITTASEDVLALDAKVSFDSNALYRHPEIVALRDLNEEDPKEIEASKFHLSYIALDGNIACLVNGAGLAMSTMDIIKHFGGSPANFLDVGGGATKDQVVAAFKIILGDPNVKGIFVNIFGGIMDCDVIANGIVDAVKEVGLELPLVVRLEGNNVEAGKKTLDSSGLTIVSGDSMADAAQKIANLVA, from the coding sequence ATGAATATTCACGAGTACCAAGCGAAACAGTTATTTGAAGAATATGGAATCCCTTGCCCCAAGGGTTCCGCGACGAGTTCGAGCGAGGAGTTCGAATCATGCATCGATAGCCTCCCCGAAGGCTTGGTGGTCGTTAAGTCCCAGATTCACGCTGGTGGACGCGGTAAGGGGACTTTCACAGACGGTTTCAAGGGAGGCGTTAAGCTCGCCAAGACCAAGGAAGAGGCGATCGAGTATGCCAACAAGATGCTCGGTAACACTCTCGTGACCATCCAAACAGGGGAAGCGGGTCGCAAGGTACAGACCATCTACTTCACCGAAGGGGCTGACATCAAAAAGGAATATTACTTGGCCGTTCTTTTGGACAGAGCCACTTCTCGTCCGGTTGTCGTCGCTTCGACAGAAGGTGGCATGGACATCGAAACAGTAGCGGAAGAAACGCCAGACCGCATCTTCAAGGTCTTCATCGATCCAGCCTACGGCATCGCCGATTTCCAGCTTCGCGAATTGGTAACTAAGCTCGGCCTCAGCAAGCTCGAGTCTAAGAATGCCATGAAGCTGATCCGCAATCTCTACACCATGTTCTGGGAAAAGGATGCGGATATGATCGAGATCAACCCTCTGATCACTACGGCCTCCGAAGACGTGCTCGCCTTGGACGCCAAGGTCAGCTTCGACTCCAACGCTCTTTACCGCCATCCAGAGATTGTAGCTCTTCGTGACTTGAACGAAGAAGACCCGAAGGAAATCGAAGCTTCTAAGTTCCACCTCTCCTATATCGCCCTCGACGGGAACATCGCTTGCTTGGTCAACGGAGCTGGTTTGGCCATGTCTACCATGGACATCATCAAGCACTTCGGCGGAAGCCCAGCCAACTTCTTGGACGTCGGCGGAGGAGCAACCAAAGACCAAGTGGTCGCAGCTTTCAAAATCATCCTCGGCGATCCCAACGTGAAGGGAATCTTCGTTAATATCTTCGGAGGCATCATGGATTGCGACGTTATCGCCAACGGTATCGTAGACGCGGTCAAGGAAGTGGGACTGGAGCTGCCGCTCGTCGTTCGCCTAGAGGGCAACAACGTGGAAGCGGGCAAGAAGACGCTCGATTCTTCCGGCCTCACCATCGTAAGCGGAGACAGCATGGCCGACGCTGCTCAGAAGATCGCTAACCTCGTCGCCTAA
- the sucD gene encoding succinate--CoA ligase subunit alpha codes for MSILITPETKIIIQGITGEFGARHARLSIEYGTQVVAGVTPGKGGNTFEHAGVEVPIFNSVAEAAEATGATVSVIFVPPPFAADAILECADAELELAVAITEGIPVRDMVRVKRAMAGSKTRLVGPNCPGLVSPGEGEDSKGGCRIGISPGYIHKKGHVGVVSRSGTLTYEAVYQLTVKDIGQSTCVGIGGDPVNGTSHLDVIKLFNEDPDTHGIILIGEIGGNAEVEAARWIKENCDKPVAGFIAGATAPPGRRMGHAGAIVGGAEDTAAAKIKVFEECGIEVAATPSDMADALLRSAKAKGVTLS; via the coding sequence ATGTCCATCCTCATTACACCCGAGACTAAGATCATCATCCAAGGCATCACCGGCGAGTTCGGTGCGCGCCATGCCCGCCTCTCTATCGAGTACGGGACTCAAGTCGTTGCCGGCGTCACGCCAGGCAAGGGCGGCAACACCTTCGAGCACGCCGGTGTCGAAGTGCCGATTTTCAACTCCGTCGCTGAAGCTGCGGAAGCTACCGGTGCGACAGTATCCGTTATCTTCGTACCGCCTCCATTCGCTGCGGACGCCATTCTCGAATGTGCGGACGCTGAGCTCGAGCTCGCTGTGGCGATCACCGAAGGCATCCCAGTTCGCGACATGGTTCGCGTGAAGCGTGCTATGGCTGGCAGCAAGACCCGTCTGGTTGGTCCTAACTGTCCGGGACTCGTTTCTCCGGGTGAAGGTGAAGACTCCAAGGGCGGTTGCCGCATCGGTATCTCCCCAGGTTACATCCACAAGAAGGGCCACGTCGGTGTGGTTTCCCGTTCCGGTACTTTGACTTACGAGGCGGTTTACCAGCTCACAGTCAAAGACATCGGCCAATCCACTTGCGTGGGTATTGGTGGCGACCCGGTCAATGGCACTTCGCACCTCGACGTGATCAAGCTCTTCAACGAAGATCCTGATACGCACGGTATCATCCTGATCGGCGAAATCGGCGGAAATGCTGAAGTCGAAGCGGCTCGTTGGATCAAGGAAAACTGCGATAAGCCAGTTGCCGGATTCATCGCTGGTGCGACTGCTCCTCCAGGCCGCCGCATGGGTCACGCTGGCGCGATCGTCGGTGGCGCCGAAGATACCGCCGCTGCGAAGATCAAGGTCTTCGAAGAGTGCGGAATCGAAGTCGCTGCGACTCCTTCTGACATGGCAGACGCGTTGCTTCGCTCGGCCAAGGCAAAGGGCGTAACGCTCAGCTAA
- a CDS encoding DCC1-like thiol-disulfide oxidoreductase family protein, with product MVAEKNIIFFDGVCGFCDKTVNLLLKLDDRQALYFSPIQGEAAKEILPPERRENVDTISYYNGDRLFYRTDALLEVGKTLGGIWWLFYPLKVIPAEWRDVAYDWFAKRRYRFFGKMDSCRMPTPEERARFLD from the coding sequence GTGGTAGCAGAGAAAAACATAATCTTCTTCGATGGCGTCTGTGGCTTTTGCGACAAGACGGTCAATCTGCTGCTCAAATTGGACGACCGGCAGGCTCTCTATTTTTCACCGATCCAAGGAGAGGCGGCTAAGGAAATTCTGCCACCCGAGCGTCGAGAAAATGTGGATACGATATCCTACTACAATGGAGATCGGCTATTTTATCGCACCGATGCCTTGCTGGAAGTCGGCAAGACTTTGGGAGGAATCTGGTGGCTCTTTTATCCGCTCAAGGTGATCCCTGCTGAATGGCGCGACGTGGCCTACGATTGGTTCGCCAAGCGACGCTATCGCTTTTTTGGCAAGATGGATTCCTGCCGGATGCCCACGCCCGAGGAACGGGCGCGGTTTCTAGATTGA
- a CDS encoding phosphoenolpyruvate carboxylase produces the protein MPFFEQHITTGLEKIDQDIDFLLACTSEVLEEIGEPELAPLLKRDNSEAGNVPPEKSAQVLSIAFQIMNLVEENVANQGGRRLETSQQVSSDTGSWGYWLKRIQETTPSKGDLLETIKRSSVHPVLTGHPTEAKRPSVLAQHRKLYQLLVELENQMYTPIERGEFRERIKAIIEIIWRSGEILVEKPDVASERDNVLNYLREKFPVAIEISDARFRAAMARAEIEWDESDVSAYPRIRLGSWVGGDRDGHPFVTAQVTEETFAQLRGAALDTLRRKLKQLSKEMALSKLFQSPPAYLLERIIELDPSCKDATAIEEPWKRFAEVIRENLPRSKKGNKGYRQPSGVIADLHLLKKSLEEANAARLAKTYVVPIIRFLDTFGFHMASLDVRQNSGYHDRAMSQLMQAAGIPDAENFSEWSEEKRVAFLSEELTRARPFAQDHGQLELEAREAVGSLMVVANQVRDYGRAAVGQFVISMTRSLSDLLVMYALCREAGLTRMTDKGMICLIPISPLFETLDDLQNSEGIMDAFLSHPVTKASLPWQNRDLDEGFAHYGEPVLDPSAPLTQEAMLGYSDSNKDSGIIASQWGLFNAQSKLIALGKKHGVSIRFFHGRGGTVSRGAGPTHRFLEALPEGSLTPGTRVTEQGEVIAQKYGNFLTAARSLELLVAGSVGPQLSESQNTPTEELTEAMSFLSEYSAEKYRSLLHEEDFLTFYRQATPIDALEQSRIGSRPSRRSGKPSLKDLRAIPWVFSWNQSRFYMPGWYGVGSSLAALKSEKPDLFEALKKSVKTWPFLRYVLYNVENSVESADTLMMKSYADLVSDESIRDKFFKLITDERAATREVLHELMNGPLEKRRPRFFTTLHARDKWLDLLHAQQIELLASWRKSGSEADLRCVLQSINAIAAGLRTTG, from the coding sequence ATGCCATTTTTCGAACAACACATTACCACCGGTCTGGAAAAAATAGACCAAGACATAGACTTCCTCCTAGCCTGCACAAGCGAGGTCCTCGAAGAGATAGGGGAGCCTGAACTCGCTCCCCTTCTCAAGCGCGACAACTCCGAGGCGGGAAATGTGCCCCCCGAAAAGAGCGCCCAAGTCCTCTCCATCGCCTTCCAGATCATGAACCTAGTGGAAGAAAACGTGGCCAACCAAGGGGGACGCCGACTTGAGACCTCTCAGCAAGTGTCATCTGATACCGGCTCATGGGGTTACTGGCTAAAGCGAATTCAAGAAACCACCCCGTCCAAGGGCGACTTGCTGGAGACGATTAAACGCTCGAGCGTGCACCCAGTTCTCACCGGACACCCAACCGAGGCGAAGCGTCCTTCTGTATTGGCTCAGCACCGAAAGCTCTACCAATTGCTCGTCGAACTGGAAAACCAGATGTACACGCCGATCGAGCGTGGCGAATTCCGCGAGCGCATTAAAGCGATCATCGAGATCATTTGGCGAAGCGGAGAAATCCTGGTCGAAAAACCCGACGTCGCCTCGGAGCGGGACAATGTTCTTAACTACCTCCGAGAAAAATTCCCCGTAGCCATCGAAATCTCCGACGCCCGTTTCCGGGCCGCTATGGCACGCGCAGAAATCGAATGGGACGAATCCGACGTGTCGGCATATCCCAGAATCCGTCTCGGCAGCTGGGTCGGCGGTGACCGCGATGGCCACCCGTTCGTCACTGCACAAGTAACCGAGGAAACCTTTGCCCAACTTCGGGGAGCGGCCCTCGACACTCTCCGCCGCAAGCTCAAGCAGCTGAGCAAGGAGATGGCGCTTTCGAAGTTGTTTCAATCTCCACCAGCGTACCTCCTGGAACGCATCATCGAGCTAGATCCTTCCTGCAAGGATGCGACTGCTATTGAAGAACCTTGGAAACGCTTTGCCGAGGTGATTCGAGAAAACCTTCCACGTTCCAAGAAAGGAAACAAAGGATATCGGCAACCGAGTGGGGTGATCGCGGATCTGCATCTTCTGAAGAAGTCGCTGGAAGAAGCAAACGCAGCCCGCTTGGCGAAAACCTATGTCGTACCGATAATTCGTTTTCTGGATACATTCGGTTTCCATATGGCCTCGCTCGACGTGCGCCAAAATAGCGGCTACCACGACCGGGCCATGTCTCAACTTATGCAAGCGGCAGGCATTCCCGATGCAGAAAACTTTTCAGAATGGAGCGAAGAAAAACGGGTCGCTTTCCTCTCCGAAGAACTCACTAGAGCGCGACCATTCGCACAAGATCATGGCCAGCTGGAGCTGGAAGCGAGAGAGGCTGTGGGAAGCCTTATGGTAGTGGCCAATCAAGTACGCGACTACGGCCGCGCCGCAGTAGGCCAGTTCGTGATCAGCATGACGCGCTCGCTTTCCGACTTGCTGGTCATGTACGCACTCTGTCGTGAGGCGGGCCTTACTCGTATGACAGATAAGGGTATGATTTGCTTGATCCCCATCTCGCCTCTTTTCGAGACCTTGGACGACCTGCAAAATAGCGAGGGCATCATGGACGCTTTCCTATCCCATCCGGTCACCAAAGCCAGCCTCCCTTGGCAAAACCGTGATCTAGACGAGGGATTCGCCCACTATGGCGAACCTGTTCTCGACCCTTCCGCGCCGCTCACGCAAGAAGCGATGCTCGGCTACAGTGACAGCAACAAGGACTCCGGTATCATCGCTTCTCAATGGGGACTTTTCAACGCCCAGTCCAAACTCATCGCACTCGGTAAAAAACACGGTGTATCCATTCGCTTCTTCCACGGACGCGGTGGTACCGTTAGCCGTGGAGCCGGCCCGACGCACCGCTTCCTGGAAGCCTTGCCGGAAGGTTCATTAACACCTGGTACACGCGTTACGGAACAAGGGGAAGTCATCGCCCAAAAGTACGGCAACTTCCTGACCGCTGCTCGCAGCTTGGAGCTATTGGTCGCGGGCTCGGTGGGACCTCAACTCTCCGAAAGCCAAAACACGCCTACCGAGGAGCTCACAGAGGCCATGTCATTCCTTTCAGAATACAGCGCCGAGAAATACCGGAGCCTTCTTCACGAAGAGGACTTTCTTACCTTCTATCGCCAAGCCACACCGATCGACGCTTTGGAGCAAAGCAGAATAGGGTCCCGCCCTTCCCGCCGCAGCGGCAAGCCTAGCCTCAAAGACCTTCGAGCGATCCCTTGGGTTTTCAGCTGGAATCAGTCACGATTCTACATGCCGGGCTGGTACGGAGTAGGCTCTTCGCTGGCCGCTCTCAAAAGCGAAAAGCCTGACCTCTTCGAAGCTCTCAAGAAGAGCGTCAAGACCTGGCCATTCCTTCGCTATGTTCTCTACAACGTCGAGAACAGCGTCGAGAGCGCCGACACCCTGATGATGAAGTCTTACGCGGATCTCGTATCGGACGAGTCGATACGTGATAAGTTCTTCAAACTTATCACCGACGAGCGAGCTGCGACTCGCGAAGTATTGCACGAGCTGATGAACGGACCACTGGAAAAACGACGTCCGCGCTTCTTCACCACCCTTCACGCTCGCGACAAGTGGCTAGACCTCTTGCACGCTCAGCAAATAGAACTACTGGCAAGCTGGAGAAAGTCTGGATCAGAGGCGGATCTTCGCTGCGTGCTGCAAAGCATCAACGCCATCGCCGCCGGGCTTCGCACCACCGGATAA
- a CDS encoding class I SAM-dependent methyltransferase, whose product MNLSRLQKNFESLAAEDPLWTVLSDNSKKGGLWDPEEFYQSGEDEIVSLEQRLAHFGISLSGAQALDFGCGVGRLTFPLSRRFDTAIGVDISKSMIAEAENNLGRGKSCKFFLNTNDSLSFLEANSLDFVYSDIVFQHIAPRYSKRYFAEIARALKPGGTFAFQLPSHYTGPSYFRKRFGYFLKRLQQATGSGKAYFEMNGIPLPKLLTFMEQGLSLQLVALWDYPAAGENWQSYLYVFRKPNK is encoded by the coding sequence TTGAATCTTTCCCGTCTTCAGAAAAATTTCGAATCGCTGGCCGCAGAGGACCCCTTATGGACCGTCCTCTCCGACAATTCGAAAAAAGGCGGACTCTGGGACCCGGAAGAATTCTACCAATCGGGTGAGGACGAAATCGTATCGCTCGAACAACGCCTCGCCCACTTCGGCATTTCACTAAGCGGTGCCCAAGCCTTGGACTTTGGTTGCGGAGTTGGACGACTGACCTTCCCCCTTTCGCGACGATTCGATACCGCAATCGGAGTCGATATTTCCAAGTCCATGATCGCCGAAGCGGAGAACAACTTGGGTCGCGGAAAGAGCTGCAAGTTTTTCCTGAATACAAACGATAGCCTGTCTTTCCTTGAAGCGAACAGCCTCGACTTTGTCTATTCCGACATCGTCTTCCAGCACATAGCTCCCCGCTACAGCAAACGCTACTTCGCGGAGATCGCTCGAGCCCTCAAACCGGGCGGAACCTTCGCCTTCCAGCTTCCCAGCCATTACACCGGCCCCAGCTACTTCCGAAAACGTTTCGGCTATTTCCTGAAACGTCTTCAGCAGGCAACGGGCTCCGGAAAAGCATACTTCGAAATGAACGGTATCCCGCTACCCAAGCTGCTAACCTTTATGGAGCAAGGCTTGAGCTTGCAGCTAGTCGCCCTTTGGGACTACCCGGCAGCCGGCGAAAATTGGCAAAGCTACCTCTACGTATTCAGAAAACCAAACAAGTAG
- a CDS encoding TrmH family RNA methyltransferase, whose protein sequence is MIEAELITSLQNPRVKNLVKLRDRRARNQQGIFIAEGYRAISRAMEKDVFPLEVYFCPDCFLGENEDALLGQAQANGAALFELSKHAFEKVAYRDRPEGLLAVIKQWSYTLDQIKLSEPPFLLIVESIEKPGNLGTILRSADAAGVDAVICCDSVTDLFNPNAVRSSTGVLFSMPTVSASTEDVIEWVRKNGIRTAATTPHTDQVYTDTDLKGPLAIVMGSEQFGLSERWLEACDQKVLIPMAGQADSLNVAMATLITLFEAVRQRSS, encoded by the coding sequence ATGATCGAGGCCGAACTCATTACTAGCCTACAAAACCCTCGCGTGAAAAACTTGGTCAAATTGCGAGACCGCCGAGCGCGCAACCAACAGGGGATTTTCATAGCCGAAGGCTACCGAGCCATATCTCGGGCTATGGAAAAAGACGTCTTCCCGCTCGAAGTATACTTTTGCCCAGACTGCTTCCTCGGCGAAAACGAGGACGCCCTCCTCGGTCAGGCCCAAGCCAACGGAGCCGCCCTTTTCGAACTTTCCAAACACGCCTTCGAAAAGGTCGCTTATCGCGATCGGCCGGAAGGATTGCTGGCAGTCATCAAGCAGTGGAGCTACACCCTCGACCAAATCAAGCTGTCCGAGCCCCCCTTCTTACTGATCGTCGAATCTATCGAGAAGCCAGGCAACCTGGGAACCATTCTCCGCTCCGCAGACGCCGCCGGCGTAGATGCCGTGATCTGCTGCGACTCGGTAACCGATCTCTTCAACCCCAATGCCGTTCGCTCCTCCACCGGAGTGCTCTTCTCCATGCCAACCGTTTCGGCTTCGACTGAGGACGTTATCGAATGGGTAAGGAAAAATGGGATACGCACCGCCGCCACAACTCCGCATACAGACCAAGTCTACACCGACACCGACTTAAAGGGTCCGCTCGCCATCGTGATGGGTAGTGAACAGTTTGGCCTATCGGAACGTTGGCTCGAGGCGTGCGACCAAAAAGTTCTCATCCCTATGGCCGGCCAAGCGGACTCGCTAAACGTGGCCATGGCTACCTTGATAACCTTGTTCGAAGCCGTCCGCCAGAGAAGCAGTTAA
- a CDS encoding thermonuclease family protein: MSMVPILFLVVAVIVVVYFLLNRKTEEELKEGIVKDILRKDALSIDFGEGQPVVVKLQGIIPAVDGEMLDEKIFAFLEQSLRGQKVMVKPVVVESGSVMSAEVRTPANEYVNSALVRQGFARWQVSEASGDTEIAEAQALAQKEQLGVWNPAIMQLLEDRRKAGDNSDMTDDDVANMQVNPDDLQTKG, encoded by the coding sequence ATGTCCATGGTCCCCATTCTCTTCCTAGTAGTCGCAGTCATCGTGGTCGTCTATTTCTTGCTCAACCGAAAGACCGAGGAGGAATTGAAGGAGGGCATCGTAAAGGACATCCTGCGTAAGGACGCCTTGTCTATCGATTTCGGAGAGGGACAGCCAGTCGTGGTAAAGCTTCAGGGGATCATACCCGCCGTCGATGGTGAAATGCTGGATGAAAAGATCTTTGCCTTTCTAGAACAAAGCCTTCGTGGTCAGAAGGTTATGGTTAAGCCTGTCGTGGTCGAGTCAGGTTCGGTCATGAGTGCCGAGGTCCGTACGCCCGCTAATGAATACGTCAATTCGGCACTGGTTCGGCAAGGATTTGCAAGGTGGCAGGTATCGGAAGCATCGGGGGATACGGAGATCGCGGAAGCCCAGGCTCTGGCGCAGAAAGAGCAATTGGGCGTTTGGAATCCGGCGATAATGCAGTTGCTAGAGGACCGTCGCAAGGCTGGAGACAACTCCGATATGACTGATGACGATGTGGCCAACATGCAAGTGAACCCCGACGATCTACAAACCAAGGGTTAA
- a CDS encoding glycoside hydrolase family 9 protein codes for MLRTVASLCPIIAASAIPALTSAQDLKLNELEYLETQGLNIMLAHDYYPEGHQGGVSIIQNGLRVATNGDLRLDRIPGQWSPIPAKIGERTIDPETRAISCRFKYPDESRNRKGFNPIEYPDLEFSYTLTIQPTKDSSFSITVDLDEALPAEWDGKVSFMLELFPGFLFGKSYMMDGEEFGLFPRQANGPGSYDSAGEYQIEALASGENLVVAPESDKQRLLISRRLGGELELVDGRGLHDNGWFIVRAELEKGAQEKALEWELSPNVIENWIADPAIQVSQIGYHPEQTKFAVIELDRNDSQRETPELHQVLPDGSLELSSKTSVEEWGQFLRYDYLRLDFSQVSEPGTYLVTYGEKRSNPFQISDTIFERHVWQPTLEYFMPAQMCHMRVNDRYRVWHGACHLDDARLAPLDHNHFDGYIQGSDTRTTYQPGESIPGLNRGGWHDAGDDDLRIESQAGTILGLAQAYDAFGSQYDNSTIDQKTLTVEVHKPDGKPDILQQIEHGALTVAAGYRELGVLYRGIINPTIRQYVMLGDTANMTDNLAFEGDESDPQTPEIGLGITGSPDDRWVFTTRRSARHELIGAAGLAAAARTLGDFNPKLSAECLAYSETLWSEIETDSEVERVPLAIELALTTGKDRYLNFIADHADAIAEDFASLGWQVTRVLSEIGDSSFHATIRAAAESYAKEIVAAEAKTPYGVPYEPGIWGAGWGIQSFGAQQYFLHKAYPDLFSKDLALNALNFVLGCHPGSNTASFVSGVGSDSLTVAYGLNRADWSFIPGGSASGTALIRPDYPELLTWPFLWQQTEYVLGGGTTDYLFLAQAAEALFREN; via the coding sequence ATGCTCAGAACTGTCGCTTCACTCTGTCCCATTATCGCCGCGAGCGCGATACCAGCGTTAACCTCTGCACAGGATCTCAAGCTAAACGAGCTCGAGTATCTCGAGACTCAAGGACTGAACATCATGCTCGCTCACGACTATTACCCTGAAGGCCACCAAGGAGGCGTGAGCATTATCCAGAATGGACTGCGAGTGGCAACAAACGGCGACCTGCGACTCGACCGAATCCCCGGACAATGGTCACCTATTCCAGCAAAAATTGGCGAGCGCACCATCGATCCGGAGACCAGAGCCATCAGCTGTCGCTTCAAGTATCCGGATGAAAGCCGCAATCGAAAAGGCTTCAACCCGATCGAGTATCCAGATCTTGAATTCTCTTACACCCTAACGATACAGCCCACAAAAGATTCATCCTTTTCGATAACCGTAGACCTAGACGAGGCCTTGCCAGCTGAGTGGGACGGAAAAGTCTCTTTCATGCTCGAGCTTTTCCCCGGCTTTCTTTTCGGCAAATCCTACATGATGGATGGGGAAGAATTCGGCCTATTCCCCCGACAAGCCAATGGACCGGGGTCATACGACTCGGCCGGAGAGTATCAGATAGAAGCATTGGCTAGCGGAGAAAATCTCGTCGTCGCGCCAGAGTCGGACAAGCAACGCTTGCTCATCAGCCGACGATTGGGTGGCGAGCTGGAACTGGTAGACGGACGAGGACTTCACGACAACGGCTGGTTCATTGTTCGAGCCGAACTGGAAAAAGGAGCCCAAGAAAAAGCTCTCGAATGGGAACTCAGTCCCAACGTAATTGAAAATTGGATCGCTGATCCAGCAATACAAGTTTCTCAGATCGGCTACCACCCGGAACAAACGAAATTCGCCGTCATCGAACTCGACCGCAACGATTCACAAAGAGAAACACCTGAGCTTCACCAGGTCCTTCCCGACGGCTCGCTCGAGCTCTCCTCCAAAACATCGGTAGAAGAATGGGGACAGTTTCTCAGATACGACTATCTCCGCCTAGACTTTTCGCAAGTCAGCGAGCCGGGTACCTACCTCGTTACCTACGGAGAAAAACGCAGCAATCCGTTCCAGATTTCGGATACGATCTTCGAACGCCACGTTTGGCAGCCGACACTAGAGTATTTCATGCCTGCTCAGATGTGTCACATGCGGGTGAATGATCGCTATCGAGTGTGGCACGGTGCTTGTCATTTAGACGACGCCCGACTCGCTCCGCTCGACCATAACCATTTCGACGGCTATATCCAAGGCTCCGATACCCGGACAACCTACCAGCCTGGTGAATCGATTCCTGGATTAAACAGAGGAGGCTGGCACGATGCGGGCGATGACGATCTGCGCATAGAATCTCAAGCCGGCACAATACTCGGACTCGCCCAAGCCTACGACGCCTTCGGTAGCCAGTATGACAATTCAACAATCGACCAAAAGACCCTCACAGTCGAAGTCCATAAGCCCGACGGCAAGCCAGACATCCTACAGCAAATAGAGCACGGAGCGCTTACGGTCGCAGCAGGATACCGCGAACTCGGCGTCCTTTACCGCGGAATAATCAACCCCACGATCCGTCAATATGTCATGCTCGGCGACACAGCCAATATGACAGACAACCTCGCTTTCGAAGGGGATGAAAGCGACCCGCAGACTCCCGAAATTGGTCTCGGGATCACTGGTTCTCCCGATGACCGCTGGGTATTCACAACACGGAGATCTGCGAGACACGAGCTCATAGGAGCAGCTGGTCTGGCTGCCGCTGCAAGAACCCTAGGAGACTTCAATCCCAAGCTCTCGGCCGAATGCCTTGCCTACTCGGAAACCCTCTGGAGCGAGATCGAAACCGATTCCGAGGTCGAGAGAGTACCACTCGCCATCGAGCTTGCCCTAACAACGGGGAAAGACCGATACCTCAACTTTATCGCGGACCATGCCGACGCCATTGCTGAAGATTTCGCTTCGCTCGGATGGCAAGTAACCCGGGTGTTGAGTGAAATTGGCGACTCAAGCTTCCACGCGACCATTAGAGCAGCAGCGGAAAGTTACGCCAAAGAGATTGTAGCCGCGGAGGCCAAAACACCGTACGGTGTTCCCTACGAACCGGGCATATGGGGAGCCGGATGGGGCATTCAAAGTTTCGGTGCCCAGCAATACTTCCTGCATAAAGCGTACCCTGATCTCTTTTCAAAAGACCTAGCCCTGAACGCTCTCAACTTCGTACTGGGCTGCCATCCGGGTTCCAACACAGCCTCTTTCGTTTCGGGAGTTGGTTCAGATTCCTTGACCGTCGCTTATGGGCTGAATCGAGCGGACTGGTCTTTCATACCCGGAGGAAGTGCTTCCGGAACCGCTTTGATACGCCCAGATTATCCCGAGCTCCTCACTTGGCCTTTCCTCTGGCAGCAGACTGAATACGTTCTGGGCGGAGGCACTACCGACTACCTTTTTCTGGCTCAAGCCGCTGAAGCGCTCTTCCGAGAAAATTGA